One window from the genome of Candidatus Tiamatella incendiivivens encodes:
- a CDS encoding prolyl oligopeptidase family serine peptidase, which produces MNTPYLYLEDLDDPRTREFIESHNKRLREFLNGLPDEILPEVLSWYGVDYVYTYEVCKSKAFVVIRGKEVFRVIEKPGDRVAFSKPGVVVWGVYPSPDCSFLGVGYTMGSDEGVIEIIDTRNNSVVDKLEGYVYSIAWRSDGRYYYLRMYRREPPPDGGDVPSERIILRDMESGKEEVIWGKGLPRGYLVNIHPVYEEDILIIMVSKGWSEGKLYAGPLGDPGKWRLLLSPGVPLSPAGSGHNRVYAVVYDDLGTGRIVEVSGGGFREVVPAHAKYPVEEAVAHDGEITVNRLIDAKSTIEVYTLNGTLRDRWEPEEPSTVVFMKRWRDRVLGQVESFNKPMGLYDLHGMRSLYKSSVDLGLEVSEDWADSFDGTRIHYFIAKEPGVDAGKALLYGYGGFGISLTPGYIGHLKPILDRGFAYVMVNLRGGREYGERWHDMGRRLNKRKVFEDYRAVARKLKSKGYKVAGWGSSNGGLLIATVITQEPELLDAALIGYPVIDMLRFHKLYIGSLWIDEYGDPENPEVRDYLLTYSPMHNVRPGRYPSTLIYTGLHDDRVHPGHALRFTAILEEAGAPVYLRVETGSGHMGADPKIKARELADIQAFLIKVTG; this is translated from the coding sequence TTGAATACACCCTACCTATACCTTGAGGATCTAGATGATCCTAGGACAAGGGAGTTTATTGAAAGTCATAACAAACGGCTTAGAGAGTTCCTGAACGGGTTGCCTGATGAGATACTTCCAGAAGTACTCTCCTGGTATGGAGTAGACTATGTCTACACCTACGAGGTATGTAAGAGTAAAGCTTTCGTCGTCATCCGGGGGAAAGAAGTGTTCAGAGTCATAGAGAAGCCCGGTGACAGAGTGGCCTTCAGCAAACCGGGTGTGGTGGTCTGGGGAGTATACCCTTCACCTGACTGCAGTTTTCTAGGAGTAGGTTATACTATGGGAAGCGATGAGGGTGTCATAGAAATCATTGATACCCGTAATAATAGTGTTGTCGATAAGTTGGAAGGCTACGTTTATAGTATAGCCTGGAGGAGCGACGGCCGCTACTATTACCTCCGCATGTATAGAAGAGAGCCTCCTCCGGACGGAGGTGATGTGCCGTCGGAGAGGATCATCCTAAGGGACATGGAATCAGGGAAAGAGGAGGTTATATGGGGTAAGGGGTTACCTAGAGGCTATCTCGTCAATATACACCCTGTTTACGAGGAGGACATTCTGATTATCATGGTTTCGAAGGGATGGAGTGAGGGGAAACTATACGCTGGACCACTAGGCGATCCCGGTAAGTGGAGACTACTACTCAGCCCAGGAGTTCCCTTAAGCCCTGCCGGATCCGGCCACAACAGGGTGTATGCCGTGGTTTACGATGATTTAGGCACAGGTAGAATCGTAGAGGTTAGTGGAGGAGGATTCAGGGAGGTCGTTCCAGCCCATGCCAAATACCCTGTAGAGGAGGCCGTTGCACATGATGGAGAGATAACTGTCAATAGGCTTATCGATGCAAAGAGTACTATAGAAGTCTATACTCTAAATGGCACACTGAGAGATCGCTGGGAGCCTGAGGAGCCGTCTACTGTAGTGTTCATGAAAAGATGGAGAGACCGTGTGCTAGGTCAGGTTGAGTCATTCAACAAACCGATGGGTCTATACGATTTACATGGCATGCGTTCCCTTTATAAGTCAAGTGTAGACTTGGGCTTAGAGGTTTCGGAGGATTGGGCAGATAGTTTTGATGGGACTAGGATACATTACTTCATAGCCAAGGAACCCGGAGTGGACGCGGGGAAAGCTTTATTGTATGGTTATGGTGGTTTCGGCATAAGCCTCACACCAGGATACATCGGCCACCTCAAGCCAATCCTGGACAGAGGGTTCGCATATGTCATGGTTAACCTGAGGGGTGGAAGGGAGTATGGTGAGAGGTGGCATGATATGGGTAGGAGGCTGAATAAGAGGAAGGTGTTCGAGGACTATAGGGCGGTTGCCCGGAAACTGAAATCCAAGGGTTACAAGGTTGCCGGGTGGGGCTCTAGTAACGGTGGACTGCTCATAGCAACTGTTATCACACAGGAACCAGAGCTCCTTGACGCTGCTCTCATAGGTTATCCTGTGATTGATATGCTTAGATTCCACAAGCTCTACATTGGGAGCCTCTGGATTGATGAGTACGGTGACCCTGAGAATCCTGAGGTCAGGGATTACCTCCTAACATACTCACCAATGCACAATGTTAGACCGGGAAGATACCCATCGACGCTGATATATACTGGGCTCCACGACGATAGGGTACACCCAGGCCATGCTCTGAGATTTACGGCGATACTGGAGGAGGCGGGTGCACCTGTCTACCTCCGTGTTGAGACAGGCTCGGGTCACATGGGAGCCGATCCCAAGATAAAGGCAAGGGAGCTAGCTGATATACAAGCATTCCTAATTAAAGTGACTGGATAA
- a CDS encoding MBL fold metallo-hydrolase: protein MINELNYQSVMVRELPVEHSFHKDVVVYRCGTLIKGEVFTWAYFYELGNILFDSGCPNTARETVEEVGNMVTVLITHHHEDHIGAAPLLSRTAKIYAPRKSIELLRNPPEIPDYRKIVWGQPESFKPLPVPDRLEINGLTIEVLETPGHSFDHVTYLVGDIAFVGDLVNRPRQIVSLKGENMVETIHSLEKLLSYDIKWAYGGTGVYNRAEVEEYLEYLVDLKDRAEHLYNRGMGIEEIAGKLFPNPSRKAILFEQYSGGEWSRINLVKSLLGVCDE from the coding sequence TTGATAAACGAACTCAACTATCAGAGTGTAATGGTTCGTGAATTGCCCGTCGAGCATAGTTTTCACAAGGATGTGGTAGTCTATAGGTGCGGCACCCTCATTAAAGGAGAGGTTTTCACCTGGGCATACTTCTACGAACTCGGAAACATATTATTCGACAGCGGCTGCCCTAATACTGCAAGGGAAACCGTGGAAGAAGTAGGGAACATGGTCACTGTCCTGATAACCCATCACCACGAGGACCATATCGGAGCAGCTCCACTACTCTCTAGGACAGCTAAAATATATGCTCCACGCAAATCCATTGAGCTATTAAGGAATCCCCCTGAGATCCCCGATTACCGGAAAATAGTGTGGGGCCAGCCAGAATCCTTTAAACCATTGCCAGTACCTGACAGACTGGAGATCAACGGTTTAACTATCGAGGTATTGGAAACCCCCGGACATAGTTTCGACCACGTAACCTATCTTGTAGGAGACATTGCTTTCGTTGGTGACCTAGTTAACCGGCCGAGGCAGATTGTTTCACTTAAAGGGGAAAACATGGTTGAAACAATACATTCCCTAGAGAAATTACTTAGCTATGACATAAAGTGGGCTTATGGGGGAACAGGAGTATACAACCGAGCTGAAGTTGAGGAATACCTGGAATACCTGGTGGACCTTAAAGACAGGGCTGAACACCTCTATAACCGAGGAATGGGAATAGAGGAAATAGCTGGAAAGCTCTTCCCAAACCCCTCGCGTAAGGCTATATTATTCGAGCAGTATAGTGGTGGAGAGTGGTCAAGGATTAACCTGGTGAAATCACTCCTAGGCGTATGTGATGAATAA